In the Quercus lobata isolate SW786 chromosome 5, ValleyOak3.0 Primary Assembly, whole genome shotgun sequence genome, one interval contains:
- the LOC115988840 gene encoding uncharacterized protein LOC115988840 isoform X2: protein MDYDPDDAGSLKSDGTNYLLWSYMMRFEIEGELWDYVSGLATRPDPKNKNYLNLIKQWESMNATARSIIDLYVDRSLKKLLANINSAKDAWDYLAWLYAHHDESNLAKTYRLEREIEAVKQSGFSLAGLYCFLQCYWQQLDEMEPKELSDLESYKKYREESRLVQLLMALPDEFDQYIRKSMLERSPLPTVPEAVRELLFVEHRLTYDKFSSLSFHDKDFPAKKMNNDQTKRSNRSQKDSPQFGGCQPSIQDPIQQLDKDYRPSFSLLRLASSLTPDNNQPALSTDQCDLHKSMLKSQLESELSGQSPLERGKYLPPFRRERNSLRMVSSTVKILSYNVWFGDLEIHKRMEALGELIQLHSPDVICFQVSSWWNSYNCSVSHQMASTRRYFCMQLSKLPVKSFSCKPFSNSTMLRELCMAEIEVSGKLLIVATSHLESPCPAPPKWDQMHSEERIAQAKEAVNLLKKFPNVVFCGDMNWDENLDGKFPLSDGWIDAWVDLRPGENGWTYDTVSNPMLSCNRPLQKRLDRFICNLCDFKLNAIIMIGVEAKPGVSYKEEKKVRWVRKLMLPVLPSDHYGLLLGVNVQ from the exons ATGGATTATGACCCGGATGATGCTGGTTCACTCAAATCGGATGGAACTAATTATCTACTATGGTCATATATGATGCGTTTCGAGATTGAAGGAGAACTGTGGGACTATGTAAGTGGATTAGCGACTCGTCCtgaccccaaaaataaaaattacttaaacTTGATTAAGCAATGGGAATCTATGAATGCAACAGCACGGTCAATTATCGACTTGTATGTTGATCGTTCCCTTAAGAAACTTTTGGCTAATATAAACTCTGCCAAGGATGCATGGGACTACTTGGCATGGTTGTATGCCCATCATGATGAATCGAATTTGGCTAAAACGTATCGGTTGGAGAGGGAAATTGAGGCTGTGAAACAAAGTGGTTTTTCCCTTGCTGGATTATATTGTTTTTTGCAATGTTATTGGCAGCAATTAGATGAGATGGAGCCAAAGGAATTGAGTGATTTAGAGAGTTACAAGAAATACCGTGAAGAGTCTCGGCTGGTTCAGCTTCTCATGGCTTTACCAGATGAATTTGATCAGTATATTAGAAAGTCTATGCTGGAACGTTCCCCTCTACCAACTGTTCCTGAAGCTGTGCGAGAGTTGCTATTTGTGGAGCATAGACTAACATATGATAAATTTTCATCTCTATCATTCCATGACAAAGATTTTCCTGCCAAGAAGATGAACAATGATCAGACAAAGAGAAGCAATAGAAGTCAAAAGGATTCTCCCCAATTTGGTGGATGTCAGCCATCTATCCAGGATCCTATCCAGCAGTTAGACAAAGACTATCGGCCATCTTTCTCTTTGTTGAGGCTTGCATCATCTTTGACGCCAGATAACAATCAACCTGCTCTCTCTACTGACCAGTGCGATCTTCATAAATCCATGCTTAAGTCTCAACTGGAATCTGAGCTTTCTGGTCAATCTCCTCTAGAACGTGGCAAATATCTGCCTCCGTTCAGAAGAG AGAGAAATAGTTTGAGAATGGTTTCAAGTACAGTGAAAATTCTGAGTTACAATGTGTGGTTCGGAGATTTGGAGATACATAAGAGGATGGAGGCTCTTGGTGAACTTATTCAATTGCATTCTCCTGATGTCATTTGTTTCCAG GTATCAAGCTGGTGGAACTCATATAATTGCTCAGTTTCACATCAAATGGCCAGTACAAGAAGATATTTCTGCATGCAG TTGAGCAAACTTCCAGTAAAATCCTTCAGCTGCAAACCGTTCAGCAATTCTACAATGCTGAGAGAACTGTGCATGGCAGAGATTGAAGTGAGCGGGAAATTGTTGATTGTAGCCACAAGCCATCTTGAGAGCCCCTGCCCTGCCCCTCCTAAATGGGATCAAATGCACAGTGAGGAACGTATAGCTCAGGCAAAGGAGGCTGTAAACCTTCTTAAGAAATTTCCAAATGTGGTCTTTTGTGGTGACATGAATTGGGATGAAAATTTGGATGGAAAGTTTCCTTTATCTGATGGATGGATTGATGCCTGGGTAGATTTAAGGCCCGGTGAAAATGGATGGACATATGATACTGTTTCCAATCCAATGTTGTCTTGTAACCGGCCTTTGCAAAAGCGGCTAGATAGATTTATTTGCAATCTGtgtgatttcaaattaaatgcAATTATCATGATAGGAGTGGAGGCTAAACCAGGAGTGTCATATAAGGAGGAGAAGAAGGTAAGATGGGTCCGAAAGTTGATGCTTCCTGTATTGCCTAGTGATCATTATGGCTTGCTCTTAGGGGTTAATGTTCAGTAA
- the LOC115988840 gene encoding uncharacterized protein LOC115988840 isoform X1: MDYDPDDAGSLKSDGTNYLLWSYMMRFEIEGELWDYVSGLATRPDPKNKNYLNLIKQWESMNATARSIIDLYVDRSLKKLLANINSAKDAWDYLAWLYAHHDESNLAKTYRLEREIEAVKQSGFSLAGLYCFLQCYWQQLDEMEPKELSDLESYKKYREESRLVQLLMALPDEFDQYIRKSMLERSPLPTVPEAVRELLFVEHRLTYDKFSSLSFHDKDFPAKKMNNDQTKRSNRSQKDSPQFGGCQPSIQDPIQQLDKDYRPSFSLLRLASSLTPDNNQPALSTDQCDLHKSMLKSQLESELSGQSPLERGKYLPPFRRERNSLRMVSSTVKILSYNVWFGDLEIHKRMEALGELIQLHSPDVICFQEVTLDIYDIFKVSSWWNSYNCSVSHQMASTRRYFCMQLSKLPVKSFSCKPFSNSTMLRELCMAEIEVSGKLLIVATSHLESPCPAPPKWDQMHSEERIAQAKEAVNLLKKFPNVVFCGDMNWDENLDGKFPLSDGWIDAWVDLRPGENGWTYDTVSNPMLSCNRPLQKRLDRFICNLCDFKLNAIIMIGVEAKPGVSYKEEKKVRWVRKLMLPVLPSDHYGLLLGVNVQ, from the exons ATGGATTATGACCCGGATGATGCTGGTTCACTCAAATCGGATGGAACTAATTATCTACTATGGTCATATATGATGCGTTTCGAGATTGAAGGAGAACTGTGGGACTATGTAAGTGGATTAGCGACTCGTCCtgaccccaaaaataaaaattacttaaacTTGATTAAGCAATGGGAATCTATGAATGCAACAGCACGGTCAATTATCGACTTGTATGTTGATCGTTCCCTTAAGAAACTTTTGGCTAATATAAACTCTGCCAAGGATGCATGGGACTACTTGGCATGGTTGTATGCCCATCATGATGAATCGAATTTGGCTAAAACGTATCGGTTGGAGAGGGAAATTGAGGCTGTGAAACAAAGTGGTTTTTCCCTTGCTGGATTATATTGTTTTTTGCAATGTTATTGGCAGCAATTAGATGAGATGGAGCCAAAGGAATTGAGTGATTTAGAGAGTTACAAGAAATACCGTGAAGAGTCTCGGCTGGTTCAGCTTCTCATGGCTTTACCAGATGAATTTGATCAGTATATTAGAAAGTCTATGCTGGAACGTTCCCCTCTACCAACTGTTCCTGAAGCTGTGCGAGAGTTGCTATTTGTGGAGCATAGACTAACATATGATAAATTTTCATCTCTATCATTCCATGACAAAGATTTTCCTGCCAAGAAGATGAACAATGATCAGACAAAGAGAAGCAATAGAAGTCAAAAGGATTCTCCCCAATTTGGTGGATGTCAGCCATCTATCCAGGATCCTATCCAGCAGTTAGACAAAGACTATCGGCCATCTTTCTCTTTGTTGAGGCTTGCATCATCTTTGACGCCAGATAACAATCAACCTGCTCTCTCTACTGACCAGTGCGATCTTCATAAATCCATGCTTAAGTCTCAACTGGAATCTGAGCTTTCTGGTCAATCTCCTCTAGAACGTGGCAAATATCTGCCTCCGTTCAGAAGAG AGAGAAATAGTTTGAGAATGGTTTCAAGTACAGTGAAAATTCTGAGTTACAATGTGTGGTTCGGAGATTTGGAGATACATAAGAGGATGGAGGCTCTTGGTGAACTTATTCAATTGCATTCTCCTGATGTCATTTGTTTCCAG GAGGTTACTCTTGATATTTATGACATTTTTAAGGTATCAAGCTGGTGGAACTCATATAATTGCTCAGTTTCACATCAAATGGCCAGTACAAGAAGATATTTCTGCATGCAG TTGAGCAAACTTCCAGTAAAATCCTTCAGCTGCAAACCGTTCAGCAATTCTACAATGCTGAGAGAACTGTGCATGGCAGAGATTGAAGTGAGCGGGAAATTGTTGATTGTAGCCACAAGCCATCTTGAGAGCCCCTGCCCTGCCCCTCCTAAATGGGATCAAATGCACAGTGAGGAACGTATAGCTCAGGCAAAGGAGGCTGTAAACCTTCTTAAGAAATTTCCAAATGTGGTCTTTTGTGGTGACATGAATTGGGATGAAAATTTGGATGGAAAGTTTCCTTTATCTGATGGATGGATTGATGCCTGGGTAGATTTAAGGCCCGGTGAAAATGGATGGACATATGATACTGTTTCCAATCCAATGTTGTCTTGTAACCGGCCTTTGCAAAAGCGGCTAGATAGATTTATTTGCAATCTGtgtgatttcaaattaaatgcAATTATCATGATAGGAGTGGAGGCTAAACCAGGAGTGTCATATAAGGAGGAGAAGAAGGTAAGATGGGTCCGAAAGTTGATGCTTCCTGTATTGCCTAGTGATCATTATGGCTTGCTCTTAGGGGTTAATGTTCAGTAA
- the LOC115988841 gene encoding tyrosyl-DNA phosphodiesterase 2-like isoform X3: MDYDSDDAVTLKSDGTNYLLWTYMMCNFEIEGELWDYVSGSATRPDPKDKDYINLIKHWESMNSTALYIINFYVDSSLKKRLDHIKSAKDAWDYLAGLYARGDESNFAKKYRLEREIEGVKQSGFPIAGLYRLMRCYWLQLDEMEPKELSDLESYKKYREESRLVQLLMALPDKFEDIRKSMMERSPLPTVSEAVQELQTVERRLTYDQFSSLSLDDKDCPAKKTNNDQTKRSRRRKKDSPQSTSSSTPGSGKYRPPFRREGNCSSMVSSAVKILSYNVWFQDLEIHKRMEALGELIQLHSPDVICFQGVTPDIYNIFKVSSWWNSYNCSASHHMASKRRNFCMQLSKLPVKSFSCKPFSNSTMLRELWMAEIEVRGKLLTVSTSHLESPCPAPPKWDQMHSEERIAQAKEAVNLLKKFPNVVFCGDMNWDEKTDGKFPLSDGWIDAWADLRPGESGWTYDTVSNPMLSWNRPLQKRPDRFICNLCDFKLSAIDMIGMEAIHGVSYMKEKKVKKGVQKSMLPVLPSNHYGLLLQVNIQ, from the exons ATGGATTATGACTCGGATGATGCTGTTACACTCAAATCGGATGGAACTAATTATCTACTATGGACATATATGATGTGTAATTTCGAGATTGAAGGAGAACTGTGGGACTATGTAAGTGGGTCAGCGACTCGTCCTGACCCCAAAGATAAAGATTACATAAATTTGATTAAGCATTGGGAATCTATGAATTCAACGGCTCTGTATATTATCAACTTTTATGTTGATAGTTCCCTTAAGAAACGTTTGGATCATATTAAGTCTGCTAAGGATGCATGGGACTACTTGGCAGGGTTGTATGCCCGCGGTGATGAGTCGAATTTCGCTAAAAAGTATCGGTTGGAGAGGGAGATTGAGGGTGTGAAACAAAGTGGTTTTCCCATTGCCGGATTATATCGTCTTATGCGATGTTATTGGCTGCAATTAGATGAGATGGAGCCAAAGGAATTGAGTGATTTAGAGAGTTACAAGAAATACCGTGAAGAGTCTCGGTTGGTTCAGCTTCTCATGGCTTTACCAGATAAATTTGAGGATATTAGAAAGTCTATGATGGAACGTTCCCCTCTACCAACTGTTTCTGAAGCTGTGCAAGAGTTGCAAACTGTGGAGCGTAGACTAACATATGATCAATTTTCATCTCTATCATTAGATGACAAAGATTGTCCTGCCAAGAAGACCAACAATGATCAGACAAAGAGAAGCAGACGAAGAAAAAAGGATTCTCCCCAATCAACCAGCTCTTCGACGCCAG GGAGTGGCAAATATCGGCCTCCGTTCAGAAGAG AGGGAAATTGTTCGAGCATGGTTTCAAGTGCAGTGAAAATTCTGAGTTACAATGTGTGGTTCCAAGATTTGGAGATACATAAGAGGATGGAGGCTCTTGGTGAACTTATTCAATTGCATTCTCCTGATGTCATTTGTTTCCAG GGGGTTACACCTGATATATACAACATTTTTAAGGTATCAAGCTGGTGGAACTCATATAATTGCTCAGCTTCACATCATATGGCCagtaaaagaagaaatttcTGCATGCAG TTGAGCAAACTTCCAGTAAAATCCTTTAGCTGCAAACCGTTCAGCAATTCTACAATGCTGAGAGAACTGTGGATGGCAGAGATTGAAGTGAGGGGGAAATTGTTGACTGTGTCCACAAGCCATCTTGAGAGCCCCTGCCCTGCCCCTCCTAAATGGGATCAAATGCACAGTGAGGAACGTATAGCTCAGGCAAAGGAGGCTGTTAACCTTCTTAAGAAATTTCCAAATGTGGTCTTTTGTGGTGACATGAATTGGGATGAAAAAACGGATGGAAAGTTTCCTTTATCTGATGGATGGATTGATGCCTGGGCAGATCTAAGGCCCGGTGAAAGTGGATGGACATATGATACTGTGTCTAATCCAATGCTGTCTTGGAACCGGCCTTTGCAAAAGCGGCCAGATAGATTTATTTGCAATCTGTGTGATTTCAAATTAAGTGCAATCGACATGATAGGAATGGAGGCTATACATGGAGTGTCATATATGAAGGAGAAGAAGGTAAAAAAAGGGGTACAAAAGTCGATGCTTCCTGTATTGCCTAGTAATCATTATGGCTTGCTCTTACAGGTTAATATCCAGTAA
- the LOC115988841 gene encoding uncharacterized protein LOC115988841 isoform X4 → MDYDSDDAVTLKSDGTNYLLWTYMMCNFEIEGELWDYVSGSATRPDPKDKDYINLIKHWESMNSTALYIINFYVDSSLKKRLDHIKSAKDAWDYLAGLYARGDESNFAKKYRLEREIEGVKQSGFPIAGLYRLMRCYWLQLDEMEPKELSDLESYKKYREESRLVQLLMALPDKFEDIRKSMMERSPLPTVSEAVQELQTVERRLTYDQFSSLSLDDKDCPAKKTNNDQTKRSRRRKKDSPQSTSSSTPEGNCSSMVSSAVKILSYNVWFQDLEIHKRMEALGELIQLHSPDVICFQGVTPDIYNIFKVSSWWNSYNCSASHHMASKRRNFCMQLSKLPVKSFSCKPFSNSTMLRELWMAEIEVRGKLLTVSTSHLESPCPAPPKWDQMHSEERIAQAKEAVNLLKKFPNVVFCGDMNWDEKTDGKFPLSDGWIDAWADLRPGESGWTYDTVSNPMLSWNRPLQKRPDRFICNLCDFKLSAIDMIGMEAIHGVSYMKEKKVKKGVQKSMLPVLPSNHYGLLLQVNIQ, encoded by the exons ATGGATTATGACTCGGATGATGCTGTTACACTCAAATCGGATGGAACTAATTATCTACTATGGACATATATGATGTGTAATTTCGAGATTGAAGGAGAACTGTGGGACTATGTAAGTGGGTCAGCGACTCGTCCTGACCCCAAAGATAAAGATTACATAAATTTGATTAAGCATTGGGAATCTATGAATTCAACGGCTCTGTATATTATCAACTTTTATGTTGATAGTTCCCTTAAGAAACGTTTGGATCATATTAAGTCTGCTAAGGATGCATGGGACTACTTGGCAGGGTTGTATGCCCGCGGTGATGAGTCGAATTTCGCTAAAAAGTATCGGTTGGAGAGGGAGATTGAGGGTGTGAAACAAAGTGGTTTTCCCATTGCCGGATTATATCGTCTTATGCGATGTTATTGGCTGCAATTAGATGAGATGGAGCCAAAGGAATTGAGTGATTTAGAGAGTTACAAGAAATACCGTGAAGAGTCTCGGTTGGTTCAGCTTCTCATGGCTTTACCAGATAAATTTGAGGATATTAGAAAGTCTATGATGGAACGTTCCCCTCTACCAACTGTTTCTGAAGCTGTGCAAGAGTTGCAAACTGTGGAGCGTAGACTAACATATGATCAATTTTCATCTCTATCATTAGATGACAAAGATTGTCCTGCCAAGAAGACCAACAATGATCAGACAAAGAGAAGCAGACGAAGAAAAAAGGATTCTCCCCAATCAACCAGCTCTTCGACGCCAG AGGGAAATTGTTCGAGCATGGTTTCAAGTGCAGTGAAAATTCTGAGTTACAATGTGTGGTTCCAAGATTTGGAGATACATAAGAGGATGGAGGCTCTTGGTGAACTTATTCAATTGCATTCTCCTGATGTCATTTGTTTCCAG GGGGTTACACCTGATATATACAACATTTTTAAGGTATCAAGCTGGTGGAACTCATATAATTGCTCAGCTTCACATCATATGGCCagtaaaagaagaaatttcTGCATGCAG TTGAGCAAACTTCCAGTAAAATCCTTTAGCTGCAAACCGTTCAGCAATTCTACAATGCTGAGAGAACTGTGGATGGCAGAGATTGAAGTGAGGGGGAAATTGTTGACTGTGTCCACAAGCCATCTTGAGAGCCCCTGCCCTGCCCCTCCTAAATGGGATCAAATGCACAGTGAGGAACGTATAGCTCAGGCAAAGGAGGCTGTTAACCTTCTTAAGAAATTTCCAAATGTGGTCTTTTGTGGTGACATGAATTGGGATGAAAAAACGGATGGAAAGTTTCCTTTATCTGATGGATGGATTGATGCCTGGGCAGATCTAAGGCCCGGTGAAAGTGGATGGACATATGATACTGTGTCTAATCCAATGCTGTCTTGGAACCGGCCTTTGCAAAAGCGGCCAGATAGATTTATTTGCAATCTGTGTGATTTCAAATTAAGTGCAATCGACATGATAGGAATGGAGGCTATACATGGAGTGTCATATATGAAGGAGAAGAAGGTAAAAAAAGGGGTACAAAAGTCGATGCTTCCTGTATTGCCTAGTAATCATTATGGCTTGCTCTTACAGGTTAATATCCAGTAA
- the LOC115988841 gene encoding uncharacterized protein LOC115988841 isoform X2: MDYDSDDAVTLKSDGTNYLLWTYMMCNFEIEGELWDYVSGSATRPDPKDKDYINLIKHWESMNSTALYIINFYVDSSLKKRLDHIKSAKDAWDYLAGLYARGDESNFAKKYRLEREIEGVKQSGFPIAGLYRLMRCYWLQLDEMEPKELSDLESYKKYREESRLVQLLMALPDKFEDIRKSMMERSPLPTVSEAVQELQTVERRLTYDQFSSLSLDDKDCPAKKTNNDQTKRSRRRKKDSPQSTSSSTPGNNQPALSTDQCDLHKSILFGQLEPELFGQSPLGSGKYRPPFRREGNCSSMVSSAVKILSYNVWFQDLEIHKRMEALGELIQLHSPDVICFQVSSWWNSYNCSASHHMASKRRNFCMQLSKLPVKSFSCKPFSNSTMLRELWMAEIEVRGKLLTVSTSHLESPCPAPPKWDQMHSEERIAQAKEAVNLLKKFPNVVFCGDMNWDEKTDGKFPLSDGWIDAWADLRPGESGWTYDTVSNPMLSWNRPLQKRPDRFICNLCDFKLSAIDMIGMEAIHGVSYMKEKKVKKGVQKSMLPVLPSNHYGLLLQVNIQ; this comes from the exons ATGGATTATGACTCGGATGATGCTGTTACACTCAAATCGGATGGAACTAATTATCTACTATGGACATATATGATGTGTAATTTCGAGATTGAAGGAGAACTGTGGGACTATGTAAGTGGGTCAGCGACTCGTCCTGACCCCAAAGATAAAGATTACATAAATTTGATTAAGCATTGGGAATCTATGAATTCAACGGCTCTGTATATTATCAACTTTTATGTTGATAGTTCCCTTAAGAAACGTTTGGATCATATTAAGTCTGCTAAGGATGCATGGGACTACTTGGCAGGGTTGTATGCCCGCGGTGATGAGTCGAATTTCGCTAAAAAGTATCGGTTGGAGAGGGAGATTGAGGGTGTGAAACAAAGTGGTTTTCCCATTGCCGGATTATATCGTCTTATGCGATGTTATTGGCTGCAATTAGATGAGATGGAGCCAAAGGAATTGAGTGATTTAGAGAGTTACAAGAAATACCGTGAAGAGTCTCGGTTGGTTCAGCTTCTCATGGCTTTACCAGATAAATTTGAGGATATTAGAAAGTCTATGATGGAACGTTCCCCTCTACCAACTGTTTCTGAAGCTGTGCAAGAGTTGCAAACTGTGGAGCGTAGACTAACATATGATCAATTTTCATCTCTATCATTAGATGACAAAGATTGTCCTGCCAAGAAGACCAACAATGATCAGACAAAGAGAAGCAGACGAAGAAAAAAGGATTCTCCCCAATCAACCAGCTCTTCGACGCCAGGTAACAATCAACCTGCTCTCTCTACTGATCAGTGTGATCTTCATAAATCCATACTTTTTGGTCAACTGGAACCTGAGCTTTTTGGTCAATCTCCATTAGGGAGTGGCAAATATCGGCCTCCGTTCAGAAGAG AGGGAAATTGTTCGAGCATGGTTTCAAGTGCAGTGAAAATTCTGAGTTACAATGTGTGGTTCCAAGATTTGGAGATACATAAGAGGATGGAGGCTCTTGGTGAACTTATTCAATTGCATTCTCCTGATGTCATTTGTTTCCAG GTATCAAGCTGGTGGAACTCATATAATTGCTCAGCTTCACATCATATGGCCagtaaaagaagaaatttcTGCATGCAG TTGAGCAAACTTCCAGTAAAATCCTTTAGCTGCAAACCGTTCAGCAATTCTACAATGCTGAGAGAACTGTGGATGGCAGAGATTGAAGTGAGGGGGAAATTGTTGACTGTGTCCACAAGCCATCTTGAGAGCCCCTGCCCTGCCCCTCCTAAATGGGATCAAATGCACAGTGAGGAACGTATAGCTCAGGCAAAGGAGGCTGTTAACCTTCTTAAGAAATTTCCAAATGTGGTCTTTTGTGGTGACATGAATTGGGATGAAAAAACGGATGGAAAGTTTCCTTTATCTGATGGATGGATTGATGCCTGGGCAGATCTAAGGCCCGGTGAAAGTGGATGGACATATGATACTGTGTCTAATCCAATGCTGTCTTGGAACCGGCCTTTGCAAAAGCGGCCAGATAGATTTATTTGCAATCTGTGTGATTTCAAATTAAGTGCAATCGACATGATAGGAATGGAGGCTATACATGGAGTGTCATATATGAAGGAGAAGAAGGTAAAAAAAGGGGTACAAAAGTCGATGCTTCCTGTATTGCCTAGTAATCATTATGGCTTGCTCTTACAGGTTAATATCCAGTAA
- the LOC115988841 gene encoding uncharacterized protein LOC115988841 isoform X1 codes for MDYDSDDAVTLKSDGTNYLLWTYMMCNFEIEGELWDYVSGSATRPDPKDKDYINLIKHWESMNSTALYIINFYVDSSLKKRLDHIKSAKDAWDYLAGLYARGDESNFAKKYRLEREIEGVKQSGFPIAGLYRLMRCYWLQLDEMEPKELSDLESYKKYREESRLVQLLMALPDKFEDIRKSMMERSPLPTVSEAVQELQTVERRLTYDQFSSLSLDDKDCPAKKTNNDQTKRSRRRKKDSPQSTSSSTPGNNQPALSTDQCDLHKSILFGQLEPELFGQSPLGSGKYRPPFRREGNCSSMVSSAVKILSYNVWFQDLEIHKRMEALGELIQLHSPDVICFQGVTPDIYNIFKVSSWWNSYNCSASHHMASKRRNFCMQLSKLPVKSFSCKPFSNSTMLRELWMAEIEVRGKLLTVSTSHLESPCPAPPKWDQMHSEERIAQAKEAVNLLKKFPNVVFCGDMNWDEKTDGKFPLSDGWIDAWADLRPGESGWTYDTVSNPMLSWNRPLQKRPDRFICNLCDFKLSAIDMIGMEAIHGVSYMKEKKVKKGVQKSMLPVLPSNHYGLLLQVNIQ; via the exons ATGGATTATGACTCGGATGATGCTGTTACACTCAAATCGGATGGAACTAATTATCTACTATGGACATATATGATGTGTAATTTCGAGATTGAAGGAGAACTGTGGGACTATGTAAGTGGGTCAGCGACTCGTCCTGACCCCAAAGATAAAGATTACATAAATTTGATTAAGCATTGGGAATCTATGAATTCAACGGCTCTGTATATTATCAACTTTTATGTTGATAGTTCCCTTAAGAAACGTTTGGATCATATTAAGTCTGCTAAGGATGCATGGGACTACTTGGCAGGGTTGTATGCCCGCGGTGATGAGTCGAATTTCGCTAAAAAGTATCGGTTGGAGAGGGAGATTGAGGGTGTGAAACAAAGTGGTTTTCCCATTGCCGGATTATATCGTCTTATGCGATGTTATTGGCTGCAATTAGATGAGATGGAGCCAAAGGAATTGAGTGATTTAGAGAGTTACAAGAAATACCGTGAAGAGTCTCGGTTGGTTCAGCTTCTCATGGCTTTACCAGATAAATTTGAGGATATTAGAAAGTCTATGATGGAACGTTCCCCTCTACCAACTGTTTCTGAAGCTGTGCAAGAGTTGCAAACTGTGGAGCGTAGACTAACATATGATCAATTTTCATCTCTATCATTAGATGACAAAGATTGTCCTGCCAAGAAGACCAACAATGATCAGACAAAGAGAAGCAGACGAAGAAAAAAGGATTCTCCCCAATCAACCAGCTCTTCGACGCCAGGTAACAATCAACCTGCTCTCTCTACTGATCAGTGTGATCTTCATAAATCCATACTTTTTGGTCAACTGGAACCTGAGCTTTTTGGTCAATCTCCATTAGGGAGTGGCAAATATCGGCCTCCGTTCAGAAGAG AGGGAAATTGTTCGAGCATGGTTTCAAGTGCAGTGAAAATTCTGAGTTACAATGTGTGGTTCCAAGATTTGGAGATACATAAGAGGATGGAGGCTCTTGGTGAACTTATTCAATTGCATTCTCCTGATGTCATTTGTTTCCAG GGGGTTACACCTGATATATACAACATTTTTAAGGTATCAAGCTGGTGGAACTCATATAATTGCTCAGCTTCACATCATATGGCCagtaaaagaagaaatttcTGCATGCAG TTGAGCAAACTTCCAGTAAAATCCTTTAGCTGCAAACCGTTCAGCAATTCTACAATGCTGAGAGAACTGTGGATGGCAGAGATTGAAGTGAGGGGGAAATTGTTGACTGTGTCCACAAGCCATCTTGAGAGCCCCTGCCCTGCCCCTCCTAAATGGGATCAAATGCACAGTGAGGAACGTATAGCTCAGGCAAAGGAGGCTGTTAACCTTCTTAAGAAATTTCCAAATGTGGTCTTTTGTGGTGACATGAATTGGGATGAAAAAACGGATGGAAAGTTTCCTTTATCTGATGGATGGATTGATGCCTGGGCAGATCTAAGGCCCGGTGAAAGTGGATGGACATATGATACTGTGTCTAATCCAATGCTGTCTTGGAACCGGCCTTTGCAAAAGCGGCCAGATAGATTTATTTGCAATCTGTGTGATTTCAAATTAAGTGCAATCGACATGATAGGAATGGAGGCTATACATGGAGTGTCATATATGAAGGAGAAGAAGGTAAAAAAAGGGGTACAAAAGTCGATGCTTCCTGTATTGCCTAGTAATCATTATGGCTTGCTCTTACAGGTTAATATCCAGTAA